In Tripterygium wilfordii isolate XIE 37 chromosome 15, ASM1340144v1, whole genome shotgun sequence, one DNA window encodes the following:
- the LOC120016076 gene encoding probable inactive receptor kinase At1g48480 — protein sequence MQTQYLFFHILLLFASLLLFPVSKSDLSPDRAALLTLRQSLGGRTLLWNATATSPCNWAGVTCEQSRVVTLRLPGVALSGELPTGIFSNLTQLRTLSLRLNALTGQLPSDLALCSGLRNLYLHGNLFSGGIPEFLFGMKDLVRVNLASNNFTGEISKGFDKLPRLKTLYLENNRLAGSIPALKVPKVIQFNVSNNMLNGSIPERFQRFDSSSFSGNSLCGEPLEGCAGEIASVPSTGSVKPEKKNKLSGGAIAGIVTGSVVGLIFILLMLFFLCQKKGNKKSRSIDIASIKHQELEILGEKPIGEPENGGYGNGFSVAAAAAAAMTVNGKGEAATAVNGGVKKLVFFGNGGRVFDLEELLRASAEVLGKGTFGTAYKAVLEMGTVVAVKRLKDVTISEREFREKIEGVGSMDHENLVPLRAYYFSVDEKLLVYDYMAMGSLSALLHGNKGAGRTPLNWETRSSIALGAARGIEYLHTQGPNISHGNIKSSNILLTKSNEARVSDFGLAHLVGPSSTPNRVAGYRAPEVTDPRKVSQKADVYSFGVLLLELLTGKAPTHALLNEEGIDLPRWVQSIVREEWTSEVFDLELLRYQNVEEEMVQLLQLAVDCAAQYPDNRPSMPEVARRIEELCCLSQREDHNLQPDVVDNSSR from the exons atgCAGACCCAATATTTGTTCTTTCACATTCTCCTTCTTTTCGCTTCTCTCCTTTTATTTCCGGTGTCAAAATCCGATCTTTCGCCCGACAGAGCGGCACTTCTCACTCTCCGGCAGTCGCTTGGTGGCCGGACACTCCTCTGGAATGCTACTGCGACCAGCCCTTGTAATTGGGCTGGTGTCACTTGCGAACAGAGCCGGGTTGTTACCCTCCGGTTACCGGGCGTGGCCCTCTCAGGCGAACTTCCCACTGGCATTTTTAGTAACCTGACCCAGCTCCGTACTCTCAGTCTCCGACTCAACGCTCTCACCGGACAGCTTCCATCGGACCTCGCTTTGTGTAGTGGACTTCGGAATTTGTACCTCCACGGAAACCTCTTTTCCGGTGGAATCCCGGAGTTTTTGTTCGGAATGAAGGATCTTGTGCGTGTCAATCTTGCCAGTAACAATTTTACAGGTGAGATCTCTAAGGGATTTGATAAGTTACCGCGACTGAAGACTCTGTACCTTGAGAACAATAGGTTAGCAGGGTCGATTCCAGCTTTGAAAGTCCCAAAAGTTATTCAATTTAATGTTTCAAATAATATGTTAAATGGGTCGATACCTGAGAGGTTTCAGAGGTTCGATTCTAGCTCCTTTTCGGGTAATTCATTGTGTGGTGAACCACTTGAGGGTTGTGCTGGTGAGATTGCAAGTGTGCCGAGTACAGGCAGTGTGAAGCCTGAAAAGAAGAATAAGTTATCTGGTGGAGCAATTGCTGGTATTGTGACTGGATCTGTAGTGGGTTTGATATTCATTCTTCTAATGTTATTCTTCTTGTGCCAAAAGAAGGGAAACAAGAAGTCCAGGTCGATTGACATTGCTTCAATCAAGCATCAAGAGCTGGAGATTCTGGGGGAGAAACCGATTGGGGAGCCTGAAAATGGAGGGTATGGAAATGGGTTTTCAGTGGCTGCCGCGGCGGCTGCTGCTATGACTGTGAATGGGAAGGGAGAAGCTGCTACCGCTGTGAATGGTGGAGTGAAAAAGCTAGTGTTCTTTGGGAATGGAGGGAGAGTGTTTGATTTGGAGGAATTGTTGAGGGCCTCAGCGGAGGTATTGGGGAAGGGGACTTTCGGAACTGCGTATAAAGCGGTGCTTGAAATGGGAACTGTGGTGGCCGTGAAGAGGTTGAAGGATGTGACAATTTCTGAGAGGGAGTTCAGAGAGAAGATTGAAGGGGTAGGGTCCATGGATCATGAGAATTTGGTGCCACTCAGGGCTTACTATTTTAGCGTGGATGAGAAGCTACTTGTCTATGATTACATGGCCATGGGAAGCTTGTCTGCACTTTTGCATG GGAATAAAGGAGCAGGTAGAACCCCCCTGAATTGGGAGACTCGATCAAGCATTGCCCTTGGAGCTGCTCGGGGGATTGAGTACTTGCACACTCAAGGTCCCAACATCTCTCACGGAAACATAAAATCGTCTAATATTCTGCTCACTAAATCTAATGAAGCCAGAGTCTCTGATTTTGGCCTTGCCCACCTTGTTGGTCCTTCATCCACTCCCAATAGAGTTGCCGGCTACCGTGCTCCAGAGGTAACTGATCCTCGCAAGGTATCTCAGAAGGCCGATGTCTATAGCTTTGGTGTATTACTACTGGAGCTACTGACTGGGAAAGCACCCACTCATGCCCTCTTGAACGAGGAGGGGATCGACCTTCCCAGATGGGTGCAGTCCATAGTTCGAGAGGAATGGACTTCTGAGGTGTTCGACCTTGAGCTACTCAGGTACCAAAACGTAGAGGAAGAAATGGTTCAGCTGTTGCAGCTCGCAGTAGATTGTGCTGCTCAGTACCCGGACAACCGGCCTTCAATGCCTGAAGTGGCGAGGCGGATTGAGGAGCTATGTTGTTTAAGCCAGCGAGAAGATCACAATCTACAGCCTGATGTCGTCGACAACTCTTCTCGATGA